Proteins from a single region of Oncorhynchus keta strain PuntledgeMale-10-30-2019 chromosome 20, Oket_V2, whole genome shotgun sequence:
- the LOC118399350 gene encoding venom phosphodiesterase 1 isoform X1 has product MGISKELQGKKTLVIGALAISMVTIILGLGLGLGLQLEDCRNKVVPTTSCKNRCYEPFDDETPGCRCDTQCVINNNCCYDFQDICFQPTQQWECTKLRCGETRLAESRCHCSDDCLGAGDCCTNFKHVCQGETEWVADDCVDLASPKCPANFKLQPLLLISLDGLRAEYQQTWSSLIPVLDKLRTCGTSAPYMQPVFPSITFPNHYTIVTGMYSESHGLVDNKMYDPVFDASFSLSNDEKSNPRWYFGQPIWHTASYQGLRAGTYFWPGSDVKINGSFPDINLDYNGKIPFEERVFTLLKWLQLPDNERPDFFTLYLEEPDKSGHNFGPVSGGLIEALTGVDKVIGQLMNGLKQLNLHQCLNIIIVADHGMEDTSCDRKEVLQDLLQVENVRDLYVYEGPFGRIRSNDKNQPLDSSRLVANMTCKKNSQKVKPYLKNHLPKRFHYANSRRIEDVSVIVNPGWLFERYPGSLTFCAGGAHGYDNDEASMHAMFLSYGPKFHYKTEIEPFSNIELYNLMCDVLGISPSQNNGSHGSMNHLLRTPWHTPIHPAEQTTPGQCPLVILEPTDTLDCTCTSLGVTNPNSRLNLTAAEVKAVEQKHMLFGRPIMLEPSNDYCLLYHQGFVNAYSKKSLMPVWNSYTLDKPENMDPLPAVTPDCQRADVRIPADKSPRCDQYASARNITHGFLYPPNLNKTAEEEYDGLLMSNVVPMYPEFKKIWDYFHTTLLKKYASQYNGINVVTGPAFDYNYDGQFDSQDQIEQFVTGTRIPIPTHYFAVLTSCKDSQPVSSCNNELQTVSFLIPHKADNSENCNNGDTASLWVEDHLWFHQSRVRDVEWLTGLDFYQGSTRPIPELLKVKTRPTAAIHRRP; this is encoded by the exons ATGGGGATAAGCAAGGAGTTGCAGGGAAAGAAGACTCTTGTC ATAGGTGCTTTGGCGATCTCCATGGTCACCATAATCCTAGGGCTCGGACTGGGGCTTGGTTTACAACTAGAGGACTGTCGAAACAAAG TGGTTCCCACTACCTCCTGCAAGAACAGATGTTACGAGCCCTTCGACGATGAGACACCAGGCTGCCGCTGTGATACTCAGTGTGTCATCAACAATAACTGTTGCTATGACTTTCAGGACATCTGTTTCCAACCAA CTCAACAATGGGAGTGCACCAAACTGCGCTGTGGAGAAACGAGGTTGGCGGAGAGCAGGTGCCACTGCTCTGATGACTGCCTGGGTGCTGGTGACTGTTGTACCAACTTCAAACATGTCTGTCAAG gagagacagaatgggTGGCAGATGACTGTGTGGATTTGGCGAGCCCTAAATGTCCAGCGAA CTTTAAACTGCAGCCGCTGCTCCTCATCTCACTGGACGGCTTGAGAGCAGAGTATCAACAAACATGGAGTTCCCTCATCCCCGTCCTAGACAAACTGA GAACCTGTGGCACCTCTGCACCTTACATGCAGCCTGTGTTCCCCAGCATTACCTTCCCGAATCACTACACCATTGTGACG GGCATGTACTCCGAGTCCCACGGACTGGTTGACAACAAGATGTATGACCCTGTGTTTGACGCTTCCTTCAGTCTGTCAAACGACGAGAAGTCCAACCCCAGATGGTACTTTGGTCAGCCT ATTTGGCACACTGCCAGTTACCAAGGACTGAGAGCAGGAACGTATTTCTGGCCTGGCTCAGATGTCAAAATCAATGGCAGTTTCCCAGACATCAACTTAGACTACAACGG aAAAATACCTTTTGAGGAGAGAGTCTTCACACTCCTGAAGTGGCTACAGTTGCCAGATAATGAGAG GCCAGATTTCTTCACGTTGTACCTCGAGGAGCCGGACAAGTCGGGGCACAACTTTGGTCCTGTCAGTGGAGGG TTGATCGAGGCTCTCACTGGAGTGGACAAGGTCATTGGTCAACTGATGAACGGACTCAAACAGCTGAACCTGCATCAGTGTCTCAACATCATCATCGTAGCTGACCACG GTATGGAGGACACAAGTTGTGACAGGAAGGAAGTCCTCCAGGATCTACTCCAGGTGGAAAATGTTCGTGATCTATATGTCTACGAGGGACCTTTTGGGAGAATTAGATCCAATGACAAAAACCAACCCT TGGACTCGTCCCGACTTGTAGCCAACATGACG TGCAAGAAGAACAGTCAGAAGGTCAAGCCTTACCTGAAAAACCATCTGCCCAAGCGGTTCCACTACGCAAACAGTAGACGCATTGAGGACGTCAGCGTGATAGTCAACCCAGGATGGCTGTTCGAGAG ATACCCAGGGTCTTTGACCTTCTGTGCAGGTGGAGCTCATGGGTATGACAATGATGAGGCCAGTATGCAT GCTATGTTCTTAAGCTATGGACCCAAGTTTCATTATAAAACCGAAATAGAACCATTCTCCAATATTGAGCTCTACAATCTCATGTGTG ATGTGTTGGGGATCTCCCCATCCCAGAACAATGGAAGCCACGGTAGTATGAACCATCTCCTGAGGACTCCCTGGCACACTCCCATACACCCTGCAGAGCAAACAACCCCTGGGCAGTGCCCTCTGGTGATCCTTGAACCCACAGATACCCTGGACTGCACATGCACCTCCCTG GGTGTAACTAATCCAAATAGTCGTCTGAATCTGACAGCTGCTGAAG TGAAAGCTGTTGAGCAGAAGCACATGTTGTTTGGAAGACCAATAATGCTGGAACCCAGCAATGACTACTGCTTACTGTATCATCAGGGCTTTGTCAACGCCTATAGCAAAAAATCCCTCATGCCAGTGTGGAACTCATATACTTTGGACAAACCT GAAAACATGGACCCTTTGCCAGCAGTCACACCAGACTGTCAGAGGGCTGATGTCCGCATCCCGGCAGATAAAAGTCCCAGATGTGACCAGTATGCTTCAGCCAGGAACATTACCCACGGTTTCCTCTACCCTCCCA ATCTCAACAAGACAGCAGAGGAGGAGTATGATGGCCTGTTGATGAGCAATGTTGTACCCATGTATCCTGAGTTTAAGA AGATCTGGGATTACTTCCACACTACATTGCTGAAAAAATATGCCAGTCAATATAATGGCATTAATGTGGTGACAGGCCCGGCATTTGACTACAACTACGACGGACAGTTTGATTCTCAAGACCAGATAGAACA GTTTGTAACAGGTACACGGATTCCAATCCCAACCCATTACTTTGCAGTTCTCACCAGCTGTAAGGACTCGCAACCAGTGAGCAGCTGTAACAATGAGCTACAGACCGTTTCCTTCTTGATACCACACAAAGCAGACAACTCAGAGAACTGTAAT AATGGTGACACGGCATCTCTATGGGTTGAAGACCACCTGTGGTTCCACCAATCACGTGTCAGAGATGTAGAGTGGCTCACAGGATTGGATTTCTATCAAGGCAGCACCAGGCCTATCCCGGAACTTCTAAAAGTAAAGACTCGCCCAACTGCTGCCATTCACAGAAGACCTTGA
- the LOC118399350 gene encoding venom phosphodiesterase 1 isoform X2, giving the protein MRSLQIGALAISMVTIILGLGLGLGLQLEDCRNKVVPTTSCKNRCYEPFDDETPGCRCDTQCVINNNCCYDFQDICFQPTQQWECTKLRCGETRLAESRCHCSDDCLGAGDCCTNFKHVCQGETEWVADDCVDLASPKCPANFKLQPLLLISLDGLRAEYQQTWSSLIPVLDKLRTCGTSAPYMQPVFPSITFPNHYTIVTGMYSESHGLVDNKMYDPVFDASFSLSNDEKSNPRWYFGQPIWHTASYQGLRAGTYFWPGSDVKINGSFPDINLDYNGKIPFEERVFTLLKWLQLPDNERPDFFTLYLEEPDKSGHNFGPVSGGLIEALTGVDKVIGQLMNGLKQLNLHQCLNIIIVADHGMEDTSCDRKEVLQDLLQVENVRDLYVYEGPFGRIRSNDKNQPLDSSRLVANMTCKKNSQKVKPYLKNHLPKRFHYANSRRIEDVSVIVNPGWLFERYPGSLTFCAGGAHGYDNDEASMHAMFLSYGPKFHYKTEIEPFSNIELYNLMCDVLGISPSQNNGSHGSMNHLLRTPWHTPIHPAEQTTPGQCPLVILEPTDTLDCTCTSLGVTNPNSRLNLTAAEVKAVEQKHMLFGRPIMLEPSNDYCLLYHQGFVNAYSKKSLMPVWNSYTLDKPENMDPLPAVTPDCQRADVRIPADKSPRCDQYASARNITHGFLYPPNLNKTAEEEYDGLLMSNVVPMYPEFKKIWDYFHTTLLKKYASQYNGINVVTGPAFDYNYDGQFDSQDQIEQFVTGTRIPIPTHYFAVLTSCKDSQPVSSCNNELQTVSFLIPHKADNSENCNNGDTASLWVEDHLWFHQSRVRDVEWLTGLDFYQGSTRPIPELLKVKTRPTAAIHRRP; this is encoded by the exons ATGAGGTCTCTTCAG ATAGGTGCTTTGGCGATCTCCATGGTCACCATAATCCTAGGGCTCGGACTGGGGCTTGGTTTACAACTAGAGGACTGTCGAAACAAAG TGGTTCCCACTACCTCCTGCAAGAACAGATGTTACGAGCCCTTCGACGATGAGACACCAGGCTGCCGCTGTGATACTCAGTGTGTCATCAACAATAACTGTTGCTATGACTTTCAGGACATCTGTTTCCAACCAA CTCAACAATGGGAGTGCACCAAACTGCGCTGTGGAGAAACGAGGTTGGCGGAGAGCAGGTGCCACTGCTCTGATGACTGCCTGGGTGCTGGTGACTGTTGTACCAACTTCAAACATGTCTGTCAAG gagagacagaatgggTGGCAGATGACTGTGTGGATTTGGCGAGCCCTAAATGTCCAGCGAA CTTTAAACTGCAGCCGCTGCTCCTCATCTCACTGGACGGCTTGAGAGCAGAGTATCAACAAACATGGAGTTCCCTCATCCCCGTCCTAGACAAACTGA GAACCTGTGGCACCTCTGCACCTTACATGCAGCCTGTGTTCCCCAGCATTACCTTCCCGAATCACTACACCATTGTGACG GGCATGTACTCCGAGTCCCACGGACTGGTTGACAACAAGATGTATGACCCTGTGTTTGACGCTTCCTTCAGTCTGTCAAACGACGAGAAGTCCAACCCCAGATGGTACTTTGGTCAGCCT ATTTGGCACACTGCCAGTTACCAAGGACTGAGAGCAGGAACGTATTTCTGGCCTGGCTCAGATGTCAAAATCAATGGCAGTTTCCCAGACATCAACTTAGACTACAACGG aAAAATACCTTTTGAGGAGAGAGTCTTCACACTCCTGAAGTGGCTACAGTTGCCAGATAATGAGAG GCCAGATTTCTTCACGTTGTACCTCGAGGAGCCGGACAAGTCGGGGCACAACTTTGGTCCTGTCAGTGGAGGG TTGATCGAGGCTCTCACTGGAGTGGACAAGGTCATTGGTCAACTGATGAACGGACTCAAACAGCTGAACCTGCATCAGTGTCTCAACATCATCATCGTAGCTGACCACG GTATGGAGGACACAAGTTGTGACAGGAAGGAAGTCCTCCAGGATCTACTCCAGGTGGAAAATGTTCGTGATCTATATGTCTACGAGGGACCTTTTGGGAGAATTAGATCCAATGACAAAAACCAACCCT TGGACTCGTCCCGACTTGTAGCCAACATGACG TGCAAGAAGAACAGTCAGAAGGTCAAGCCTTACCTGAAAAACCATCTGCCCAAGCGGTTCCACTACGCAAACAGTAGACGCATTGAGGACGTCAGCGTGATAGTCAACCCAGGATGGCTGTTCGAGAG ATACCCAGGGTCTTTGACCTTCTGTGCAGGTGGAGCTCATGGGTATGACAATGATGAGGCCAGTATGCAT GCTATGTTCTTAAGCTATGGACCCAAGTTTCATTATAAAACCGAAATAGAACCATTCTCCAATATTGAGCTCTACAATCTCATGTGTG ATGTGTTGGGGATCTCCCCATCCCAGAACAATGGAAGCCACGGTAGTATGAACCATCTCCTGAGGACTCCCTGGCACACTCCCATACACCCTGCAGAGCAAACAACCCCTGGGCAGTGCCCTCTGGTGATCCTTGAACCCACAGATACCCTGGACTGCACATGCACCTCCCTG GGTGTAACTAATCCAAATAGTCGTCTGAATCTGACAGCTGCTGAAG TGAAAGCTGTTGAGCAGAAGCACATGTTGTTTGGAAGACCAATAATGCTGGAACCCAGCAATGACTACTGCTTACTGTATCATCAGGGCTTTGTCAACGCCTATAGCAAAAAATCCCTCATGCCAGTGTGGAACTCATATACTTTGGACAAACCT GAAAACATGGACCCTTTGCCAGCAGTCACACCAGACTGTCAGAGGGCTGATGTCCGCATCCCGGCAGATAAAAGTCCCAGATGTGACCAGTATGCTTCAGCCAGGAACATTACCCACGGTTTCCTCTACCCTCCCA ATCTCAACAAGACAGCAGAGGAGGAGTATGATGGCCTGTTGATGAGCAATGTTGTACCCATGTATCCTGAGTTTAAGA AGATCTGGGATTACTTCCACACTACATTGCTGAAAAAATATGCCAGTCAATATAATGGCATTAATGTGGTGACAGGCCCGGCATTTGACTACAACTACGACGGACAGTTTGATTCTCAAGACCAGATAGAACA GTTTGTAACAGGTACACGGATTCCAATCCCAACCCATTACTTTGCAGTTCTCACCAGCTGTAAGGACTCGCAACCAGTGAGCAGCTGTAACAATGAGCTACAGACCGTTTCCTTCTTGATACCACACAAAGCAGACAACTCAGAGAACTGTAAT AATGGTGACACGGCATCTCTATGGGTTGAAGACCACCTGTGGTTCCACCAATCACGTGTCAGAGATGTAGAGTGGCTCACAGGATTGGATTTCTATCAAGGCAGCACCAGGCCTATCCCGGAACTTCTAAAAGTAAAGACTCGCCCAACTGCTGCCATTCACAGAAGACCTTGA